A region of Cryptococcus decagattii chromosome 3, complete sequence DNA encodes the following proteins:
- a CDS encoding ubiquitin-conjugating enzyme E2 2 has translation MSTAAKRRLIRDFKRLTSDAPIGISGSPNPDNIMVWNAVIFGPPETPFEDGSFRLTLTFTDAYPNKPPTVRFISKMFHPNIYANGELCLDILQNRWSPTYDVAAILTSVQSLLNDPNPASPANVDAAQLFKENLKEYERRVKKTVELSWVDNADEIEAELVEADEGSSS, from the exons ATG TCCACAGCTGCCAAGCGACGTCTGATTCGCGACTTTAAACGTCTCACTTCTGATGCCCCCATCGGCATCTCTGGCAGTCCCAATCCTGACAACATCATGGTGTGGAATGCCGTCATTTTTGGACCTC CCGAGACACCATTCGAAGATGGCTCTTTCCGACTCACTCTCACATTTACTGATGCTTATCCCAACAAGCCCCCTACTGTCCGCTTTATCTCCAAAATGTTTCACCCCAATATCTACGCCAACGGCGAGCTTTGTTTGGATATCTTGCAGAACAGATGGAGTCCGACGTACGATGTGGCGGCGATCTTGACAAGTGTGCAAAGTCTACTGAATGACCCCAACCCGGCCAG TCCTGCGAACGTCGACGCTGCCCAACTCTTCAAGGAGAATCTTAAGGAATACGAACGGCGCGTCAAG AAAACTGTTGAGCTTTCATGGGTGGACAACGCAGATGAGATCGAGGCCGAATTGGTTGAAGCGGACGAAGGTAGCTCATCATAA
- a CDS encoding ribose 5-phosphate isomerase translates to MSQPPYTIVLACDNAGHEYKSALKALLESDKRVKGVIDVGINKDASGKLEDTAYPHIAVDAARKVAKGEADRGLLICGTGMGVAISANKVPGIRASVAHDSFSVERLIKSNNAQILCLGQRVIGIELAKKLVTEWLGHVFDPSSASNDKVKVIHDYDGFEYEAVPGGCT, encoded by the exons ATGTCCCAGCCTCCTTACACTATTGTCCTCGCCTGCGACAACGCCGGACACGAGTATAAGTCCGCCCTCAAAGCCTTGCTCGAATCTGACAAGCGAGTCAAGGGCGTTATCGACGTTGGTATCAACAAGGACGCCAGCGGCAAGCTTGAGGACACTGCTTACCCCCATATTGCTGTTGATGCTGCTCGGAAGGTCGCCAAGGGTGAGGCTGATAGGGGATTGTTAATCTGCGGTACCG GTATGGGCGTTGCCATCTCCGCCAACAAGGTACCCGGTATCCGAGCTTCCGTCGCTCACGACTCATTCTCTGTTGAACGTCTCATCAAGTCCAACAATGCCCAAATCCTCTGTCTCGGTCAACGGGTCATCGGTATCGAGCTTGCCAAGAAGCTTGTTACTGAATGGCTCGGTCACGTCTTTGACCCTTCGTCCGCGAGTAACGATAAAGTCAAGGTCATTCATGACTATGATGGGTTTGAGTATGAGGCTGTTCCCGGTGGATGCACTTAA
- a CDS encoding dihydroxyacetone kinase, which translates to MTDRHIFPDHKTLVFRSIRGLVASHPYLSLIPSQKVVYRADHDPSKVSLICGGGSGHEPGTVGFVGAGLLTASVAGDVFASPSARQVMEAIKRVHSDKGTILIITNYTGDNLHFGLAKLMAQSAGLKNVELVVVGDDVSVPKSRGKYVGRRCLAGVTLVCKILGAASEVDVGFRDLVTLGRSLSANTASIAMALDHCHVPGRSGEADWHLPEGKVEIGLGLHNETGVFSIPQPPPDVLINKLLDLLLKQDDPERSFVKFKDGDELVLLVNNMGGMSVLEMGSVVDEVLTQLESRGIVPTRILNGPFMGSMNMPGISLSLLNLTNVGEECSFVDTSKLIGFLDAPHNSVAWPATSQIYPVPEKLANRKREDKFVDVEEEKKEEVTGGPQLFGDKELIRKAMKQAAEDVLASEPKLTKWDTIVGDGDCGETCALGAQATLKALKEGLGSDGELVHFFRVLTEVIDGSMGGTLGAIFSIFLAGLTTALIDAASSSNGAPELNPAFFGQVTSSALETLKARTAARVGHRTVMDALIPFGETLAESGDLKKAVEACRKGGESTVDLQAKLGRATYVGQLEGDMPPDPGAMAFVTVVEGILKAYSS; encoded by the exons ATGACAGACCGACACATCTTCCCGGACCACAAGACTCTGGTCTTCAGATCCATCAGAGGTCTCGTTGCTTCTCACCCCTATCTTTCCCTGATCCCCTCCCAGAAGGTCGTTTACCGAGCAGACCACGACCCTTCCAAGGTCTCTCTTATTTGTGGCGGTGGTTCCGGCCACGAGCCTGGTACTGTCGGATTCGTTGGAGCTGGTTTGCTCACAGCGAGTGTTGCCGGTGATGTGTTTGCCAGTCCTAGTGCAAGACAGGTGATGGAGGCTATCAAGCGCGTCCACAGCGACAAGGGTACTATTCTGATTATTACAAACT ACACCGGCGACAACCTTCATTTCGGGCTGGCCAAGCTTATGGCTCAGTCAGCTGGTTTGAAAAACGTCGAGCTCGTGGTTGTTGGCGATGACGTCTCAGTGCCGAAATCCCGAGGAAAATATGTTGGTCGAAGGTGTCTTGCCGGCGTAACTCTTG TCTGTAAAATCCTCGGTGCTGCCTCCGAAGTTGATGTGGGATTCCGAGACCTGGTAACGCTCGGTCGCTCCCTTTCCGCCAACACTGCCTCCATCGCCATGGCCTTGGACCACTGTCACGTTCCAGGCAGGTCCGGAGAAGCCGACTGGCACTTGCCCGAAGGTAAAGTCGAGATTGGTCTCGGCTTGCACAACGAAACT GGTGTTTTCAGCATTCCTCAGCCTCCCCCTGATGTGCTCATCAACAAGCTTTTGGATCTCTTGCTAAAGCAAGACGACCCCGAGAGATCTTTTGTCAAGTTCAAGGATGGTGATGAGCTCGTTTTGCTCGTGAACAACATGGGCGGTATGAGTGTCCTTGAGATGGGCTCTGTTGTTGATGAAGTCCTTACTCAGCTCG AATCCCGAGGTATCGTCCCCACACGAATCCTCAATGGCCCCTTCATGGGCTCCATGAACATGCCCGGtatctctctctccctcctcaacctcacCAACGTCGGCGAAGAATGTTCCTTTGTAGACACTTCAAAACTCATCGGTTTCCTTGATGCCCCACACAACTCTGTCGCTTGGCCTGCTACGAGCCAGATTTACCCCGTGCCTGAAAAGCTGGCAAacaggaagagggaggataagtttgtggatgtggaagaggaaaagaaggaggaggttACTGGTGGACCTCAATTGTTCG GTGATAAGGAGCTTATTCGCAAGGCTATGAAGCAAGCAGCTGAGGATGTGCTTGCTAGCGAACCCAAGCTTACCAAGTGGGATACC ATtgtcggtgatggtgacTGTGGAGAAACATGTGCCCTTGGTGCCCAGGCGACCCTTAAAGCTCTCAAAGAAGGCCTTGGCTCCGACGGCGAACTGGTCCATTTTTTCCGAGTCTTGACTGAAGTCATTGACGGTTCAATGGGCGGTACCCTCGGcgccatcttctccatcttccttgccGGTCTCACTACCGCCCTCATCGACgccgcctcttcctccaacGGTGCCCCCGAACTCAACCCTGCCTTCTTCGGCCAAGTCACTTCTTCTGCCCTCGAAACCCTCAAAGCCCGTACTGCCGCCCGAGTCGGTCACCGAACCGTCATGGACGCGCTTATTCCCTTTGGGGAAACACTTGCCGAGAGTGGAGatttgaagaaggctgtGGAGGCTTGTAGGAAAGGAGGGGAGAGCACGGTGGATTTACAAGCCAAGTTGGGTAGAGCCACGTATGTCGGCCAGTTGGAGGGTGACATGCCCCCCGACCCTGGAGCGATGGCGTTTGTGACTGTGGTTGAAGGTATTCTCAAGGCTTATAGTTCTTAG